A region of Desulfobacterales bacterium DNA encodes the following proteins:
- a CDS encoding sensor domain-containing diguanylate cyclase: MIDSKNLNWASEDCDALLSCLEIGKVLTSTTDLKEILSLIMNKVSQLVAATNWSLLLKNEVTGELSFEIAVGLNHELVKGLKLKPGDGLAPYSAETGKTIILSDAKNDLRFNPKIDGITGFSTESIICIPLKIHGKVIGIIEILNITDMNVVNTKEFAILKILADYAAIAIKNSQYFAKIQNASIIDEYTGLYNSRYMHKILDDLVIDAYKNKTELGVAFVDIDNFKEVVDKCGHLLGSQVLKEIGFTISSYLSDKDILVKYGGDEYIIILPKKNRQEVAECVEKIREAIKDSVYLKSELNPIKLTASFGIAMYPEDATTKKDLLLLADKFMYRIKRSTKNGIGMAHQ, from the coding sequence ATGATTGATTCAAAAAATTTAAACTGGGCCTCAGAAGATTGTGACGCACTATTATCATGCTTAGAAATAGGTAAAGTGCTAACATCAACTACTGATTTAAAAGAAATTCTTTCATTAATTATGAATAAGGTTAGTCAGCTTGTAGCTGCAACTAATTGGTCTTTGCTATTAAAAAACGAGGTAACTGGAGAGCTTAGTTTTGAGATAGCTGTTGGTTTAAATCACGAGTTAGTGAAAGGTTTGAAATTAAAACCCGGGGATGGTTTAGCTCCATATTCAGCTGAAACTGGAAAAACTATTATACTTTCAGATGCAAAGAATGATTTGCGGTTTAATCCTAAAATTGATGGCATTACAGGTTTTTCAACTGAATCAATTATATGTATTCCTTTAAAAATTCATGGAAAAGTTATAGGAATTATAGAAATATTAAATATTACTGATATGAATGTAGTAAATACAAAAGAATTTGCAATATTAAAAATTCTTGCTGATTATGCAGCGATTGCTATAAAAAATTCTCAATATTTTGCAAAAATACAAAATGCAAGCATAATAGATGAATATACTGGATTGTATAATTCTCGTTATATGCATAAAATTTTAGATGACCTTGTTATAGATGCTTATAAAAATAAAACAGAGTTAGGAGTTGCATTTGTTGATATTGACAATTTCAAAGAAGTAGTAGATAAGTGTGGACATCTTTTAGGGTCTCAAGTACTCAAAGAAATTGGATTTACTATATCTTCTTATCTTTCAGATAAAGATATCCTTGTAAAATATGGAGGAGATGAATATATAATTATTCTTCCTAAAAAAAATAGGCAGGAAGTAGCAGAATGTGTTGAAAAAATTAGAGAGGCTATTAAAGATTCGGTTTACTTAAAATCCGAATTGAATCCTATAAAGTTGACTGCAAGCTTTGGAATAGCTATGTATCCTGAAGATGCAACAACTAAAAAGGATCTTTTACTATTAGCTGATAAATTTATGTATAGAATTAAGCGTTCCACTAAAAATGGAATTGGTATGGCTCATCAATAA
- a CDS encoding LysR family transcriptional regulator, which yields MDDKNKFTIKTKVWIENNEGDVVFGEGRLLILNAIHKHGSINKAAKELKMSYRAVWDKIKTTEERLEKQLLIRNAGGASGGGSKLTPTALEIIKQFKILEKKTNEGSQNFMIRTKLIDTLIG from the coding sequence ATGGATGATAAAAATAAATTTACAATTAAAACTAAAGTATGGATTGAAAATAATGAAGGAGATGTTGTTTTCGGAGAAGGTCGATTATTAATACTGAATGCTATTCATAAACATGGCTCAATAAATAAAGCCGCAAAAGAATTAAAAATGAGCTATCGAGCTGTATGGGACAAAATAAAAACAACAGAAGAACGCCTTGAAAAACAACTTTTAATTCGAAATGCAGGAGGGGCTTCAGGTGGAGGTTCGAAACTAACGCCAACTGCTTTGGAAATTATAAAGCAGTTTAAAATATTAGAAAAAAAAACTAATGAAGGCTCACAAAACTTTATGATAAGAACGAAATTAATAGATACACTAATAGGATAA
- a CDS encoding integration host factor subunit alpha: MTLTKNQLIESIYEQCADIGYSRKNCVDMVEDLLEIMKQTMERGDDILVSGFGKFCVNEKKARKGRNPSTGEDMLLKRRRVVTFKCSSKLRKKINNK; the protein is encoded by the coding sequence ATGACTCTTACCAAAAATCAATTAATTGAATCAATTTATGAACAATGTGCTGACATAGGATATTCAAGGAAAAATTGTGTCGACATGGTCGAAGATTTACTTGAAATCATGAAACAAACAATGGAAAGAGGAGACGATATTTTAGTAAGCGGGTTTGGAAAATTTTGTGTTAATGAAAAAAAAGCTCGCAAAGGTAGAAATCCATCTACAGGAGAAGATATGTTACTTAAAAGAAGACGAGTAGTAACTTTTAAGTGTTCATCAAAATTAAGAAAAAAAATTAATAACAAATAA
- a CDS encoding RtcB family protein: MHWEKFESNFKVPIKSWCNDIEDGAMQQAINLSKHPVVFHHVALMPDCHEGYGMPIGGVMACSNAVIPNAVGVDIGCGMGAVQTDFPEDSLQKDMIRRILNHLKKLIPVGEGHSHRSDQSWDGFEEYMDKYGDIDKSKLAPSWYSKKVWDLAKKNLGSLGGGNHFIEIQAGNDGFVWLMIHSGSRNLGYIIANHYNETAKKLNQKSNISLPSKDLAFLSADSEEGVSYIRDMNFALNYAKENRRHIMENFKTAFYNEISCNFVKEINIHHNYAALENHFGRNIWLHRKGATSAKKGELGIIPGSMGTPSYIVEGLGNTESFMSCSHGSGRVMGRMDASRRLSKEECDKSMSGIVFDGWGKFKGFGKKKHKGGSLDLSEAPQAYKNIENVIQSEIDLIHPLVKLKPLGVVKG; the protein is encoded by the coding sequence ATGCACTGGGAAAAATTTGAATCAAACTTTAAAGTGCCTATAAAATCATGGTGTAATGATATAGAAGATGGCGCTATGCAGCAGGCTATAAATTTATCTAAACATCCTGTTGTTTTTCATCATGTTGCTTTGATGCCCGATTGCCATGAAGGCTATGGAATGCCAATTGGTGGGGTTATGGCATGTAGTAATGCTGTTATTCCAAATGCTGTTGGAGTTGATATTGGCTGTGGAATGGGGGCTGTACAAACTGATTTTCCAGAAGATTCACTACAAAAAGATATGATTAGAAGGATATTAAATCATTTAAAAAAACTTATTCCAGTAGGTGAAGGCCATTCCCATAGGTCAGATCAAAGTTGGGATGGATTTGAAGAATATATGGATAAATATGGTGACATTGATAAAAGCAAGCTTGCTCCTTCTTGGTACTCAAAAAAAGTTTGGGATCTTGCAAAAAAAAATTTAGGCTCACTTGGCGGAGGCAATCATTTTATTGAAATCCAAGCTGGCAATGATGGTTTTGTATGGCTTATGATTCATTCTGGATCTAGAAACTTAGGTTATATTATTGCAAATCATTATAATGAAACAGCTAAAAAACTTAATCAAAAAAGTAATATTTCTTTACCTTCAAAAGACCTTGCTTTTTTGTCAGCAGATTCTGAAGAAGGCGTTTCTTACATTAGGGACATGAACTTTGCATTAAATTACGCAAAAGAAAATAGAAGGCATATAATGGAAAATTTTAAAACTGCCTTTTATAATGAAATATCATGTAACTTCGTAAAAGAAATAAATATACATCATAATTATGCTGCATTGGAAAATCATTTTGGAAGGAACATTTGGCTTCATAGAAAAGGAGCTACATCCGCAAAAAAAGGAGAATTAGGAATAATTCCAGGTTCAATGGGAACGCCTTCATATATTGTAGAAGGCCTTGGAAACACGGAATCTTTTATGTCATGCTCCCATGGTTCAGGCAGAGTTATGGGAAGAATGGATGCAAGCAGAAGGCTTTCTAAAGAAGAATGCGATAAATCAATGTCAGGAATTGTATTTGATGGATGGGGAAAATTTAAAGGATTTGGAAAGAAAAAACATAAAGGAGGATCTTTAGATTTAAGTGAAGCTCCTCAAGCATATAAAAATATTGAAAATGTAATTCAATCGGAAATTGATTTAATCCATCCCTTAGTTAAGCTTAAGCCTCTTGGAGTTGTTAAAGGATAA
- a CDS encoding HD domain-containing protein, which translates to MSKLEKAISIALDAHKGKLDKAGMPYILHPLRVMFKMKKENEMIAAVLHDVVEDSEITFEQLKNEGFSNEVIDAVKSLTRLPEETYEEFIERACNNPVGLKIKKADIIDNMNMSRIKNITDNDLKRLMRYHKAFWAINDKESL; encoded by the coding sequence ATGTCAAAACTTGAAAAGGCTATATCTATAGCCTTAGATGCCCATAAAGGAAAACTTGATAAAGCTGGAATGCCTTATATTCTTCACCCTTTAAGAGTAATGTTTAAAATGAAAAAAGAAAATGAAATGATAGCAGCCGTTCTTCATGACGTTGTAGAGGATAGTGAGATTACATTTGAGCAATTAAAAAATGAGGGATTTTCCAATGAAGTTATTGATGCTGTAAAAAGCTTAACTCGCCTTCCAGAGGAAACCTATGAAGAATTTATTGAACGAGCCTGCAATAATCCTGTAGGACTTAAAATAAAAAAAGCCGATATTATTGATAATATGAATATGTCCAGAATAAAAAATATAACAGATAACGACTTGAAAAGATTAATGAGATATCATAAAGCTTTTTGGGCAATAAACGATAAAGAAAGTTTATAA
- a CDS encoding acyl-CoA dehydrogenase yields MAQQIAERRDVDFVLHEQLQVEKFSKNEKFEEFTKKTIDLIITEARNLAIKEILPTQKIGDNIGCKLENGKVIVPEEFHKVYKLFVEGEWLAMPEDQDWGGQGMPKTVALAASEYFNGANYAFMMFPGLSHGAAKLIEAFGTDAQKKTFLRNMFTGKWAGTMLLTEPSAGSDVGALTTTAVPNPDGTYSITGNKIFISSGEHELTENIIHPVLARIEGAPAGTKGISLFIVPKVWVNEDGSLGEFNDVVCTGIEEKMGIHGNPTCSLSLGSKGKCRGLLLGEANKGMKVMFLMMNEARLLVGMQGYSCSASSYLNALNYARERIQGRHLLQTFDKDAPSVAIINHPDVRRMLLTMKSYTEGMRSLLYYVAYCDDMAVTASTPEEKAKYHSFVELLTPIAKGYVTDKAFEVCNLGMQVYGGYGYIKEYPQEQLVRDCRITMIYEGTNGIQAADLLGRKLGLNKGKAIMDFMGEVQTIIAEAKKYNIIADLASKVEKQVNKLGEVAMTMGQMAMSEKVMTAFAYAYPFMEVTGDTVMAWMHLWRASIAAQKLEKGAAKKDEAFYQGMIKSAQFYINTLLAPSFGKMKSILEGNSAPIDISDESFGGK; encoded by the coding sequence ATGGCACAACAAATAGCAGAACGCAGAGACGTTGATTTTGTTCTTCATGAACAACTTCAGGTAGAAAAATTTAGCAAAAACGAAAAATTCGAGGAGTTCACAAAAAAAACAATCGACTTAATTATTACAGAGGCAAGAAATTTAGCCATAAAAGAAATTCTTCCTACCCAAAAAATAGGTGATAATATAGGATGCAAACTTGAGAATGGTAAAGTAATTGTTCCTGAAGAATTTCATAAAGTTTATAAACTTTTTGTGGAAGGTGAATGGCTTGCTATGCCTGAAGATCAAGATTGGGGTGGACAAGGAATGCCAAAGACTGTTGCCCTTGCTGCGAGCGAATATTTTAATGGAGCTAACTATGCTTTTATGATGTTCCCTGGCCTTAGTCATGGAGCTGCAAAATTAATAGAAGCATTTGGAACTGATGCTCAGAAAAAAACTTTTTTACGCAATATGTTCACAGGTAAATGGGCTGGAACAATGCTTCTTACAGAGCCAAGCGCAGGTTCTGATGTTGGAGCTTTAACTACAACAGCTGTTCCAAATCCTGATGGAACTTATTCTATTACTGGAAATAAAATATTTATATCCAGTGGAGAACATGAACTTACTGAAAATATAATCCATCCTGTTCTTGCAAGAATCGAAGGTGCACCAGCTGGAACAAAAGGTATTTCCCTTTTTATCGTTCCTAAAGTATGGGTAAATGAAGACGGAAGCCTTGGAGAATTCAATGATGTAGTATGCACAGGTATTGAAGAAAAAATGGGTATTCACGGGAATCCTACATGTTCATTATCCCTTGGAAGCAAAGGCAAATGTAGAGGTCTTCTTTTAGGCGAAGCAAATAAAGGCATGAAAGTAATGTTTCTTATGATGAATGAAGCGCGTCTTCTCGTTGGAATGCAAGGTTATAGTTGTTCTGCTTCATCATATTTAAATGCACTTAATTATGCGAGAGAAAGAATTCAAGGACGACATCTTTTACAAACTTTTGATAAAGATGCTCCATCAGTTGCAATTATTAATCATCCTGATGTTAGAAGAATGCTTCTTACCATGAAATCATACACAGAAGGTATGAGAAGTTTATTATATTATGTTGCGTATTGTGATGATATGGCTGTAACAGCAAGCACTCCTGAAGAAAAAGCTAAATATCATTCTTTTGTTGAACTTCTTACTCCTATTGCTAAAGGTTATGTAACTGATAAAGCTTTTGAAGTATGTAACTTAGGTATGCAAGTTTACGGCGGATATGGATATATAAAAGAATATCCCCAAGAACAGCTTGTAAGAGACTGTAGAATCACAATGATTTATGAAGGCACAAACGGTATTCAGGCTGCTGACCTTTTAGGAAGAAAGCTTGGATTAAATAAAGGCAAAGCAATCATGGACTTTATGGGTGAAGTTCAAACAATAATAGCTGAAGCAAAGAAATATAATATTATTGCTGATTTAGCATCAAAAGTAGAAAAACAAGTTAATAAACTTGGTGAAGTTGCTATGACTATGGGTCAAATGGCAATGTCTGAAAAAGTTATGACAGCATTCGCGTATGCTTATCCTTTTATGGAAGTAACAGGAGATACAGTTATGGCATGGATGCATCTTTGGAGAGCTTCAATAGCTGCTCAAAAACTTGAAAAAGGCGCTGCAAAGAAAGATGAAGCATTTTATCAAGGTATGATAAAATCAGCTCAGTTCTATATTAATACTCTTCTCGCGCCAAGCTTTGGCAAAATGAAATCAATACTTGAAGGAAATAGTGCTCCTATTGATATTTCAGATGAATCTTTCGGCGGTAAATAG
- a CDS encoding TetR/AcrR family transcriptional regulator has protein sequence MNKKDKPADKYDRILDAAIKIFADYGFFSSTISKIAKEAGVADGTIYLYFKNKEDILQHVFNYKTKEVFETFREEVDKSGNAKAKLEKLISTHLSEFQKNKDMAVVFQMETRTSRHLEDHCIDEMSKMYLDILGEIIEKGQEEGTMRRDLFMGLVKRFILGAVSEVINTWVLSGGKYDLVSMAEPLIDLYLHGIGTNNHQNNIT, from the coding sequence ATCAACAAAAAAGATAAACCAGCAGATAAGTACGATCGAATCCTTGATGCTGCAATAAAAATTTTTGCTGACTATGGTTTTTTTAGCTCAACAATTTCAAAAATAGCTAAAGAAGCGGGCGTTGCTGATGGTACCATATATCTTTATTTTAAAAATAAAGAAGATATTCTTCAGCATGTATTTAATTATAAAACAAAAGAGGTTTTTGAAACCTTCAGAGAGGAGGTCGATAAATCTGGTAATGCTAAAGCAAAATTGGAGAAGCTAATAAGCACACATCTTTCTGAATTTCAAAAAAATAAGGATATGGCAGTTGTTTTTCAGATGGAGACCAGAACAAGCAGACATCTTGAAGATCACTGTATAGATGAAATGTCTAAAATGTATTTGGATATTCTTGGAGAAATAATTGAGAAAGGCCAAGAAGAAGGTACTATGCGGAGAGATCTCTTTATGGGGCTTGTCAAACGATTTATTCTTGGAGCTGTAAGTGAAGTTATTAATACTTGGGTTCTCTCAGGTGGAAAATACGATCTTGTTTCAATGGCTGAACCTTTAATTGACCTTTATTTACATGGAATAGGCACAAATAACCATCAAAATAATATAACATAA
- the htpG gene encoding molecular chaperone HtpG, with the protein MENKKETYQFKTEVQQLLNLIIHSLYSNKEIFLRELISNASDALDKLKFFSQTAPDIIADDRDLKIRVTPDPLRKTIEVSDNGIGMTHDEVIENIGTIAKSGTMAFLQAIEQSKKENMLTPELIGQFGVGFYSAFMVATKITLITKKAGTDEAVKWESTGDGNYNIEKTTKDTRGTTIILELKEVEKEEQDFTDEWTIKNIIKTHSDFVNYPILMKVTKEEDIPEKEQVLDQDGKPIKTRSVTKDETLNSMKAIWNKNKSEVTEEEYNEFYKHVAHDWNPPLAHIHVKLEGTTEYSAILYIPSKAPFDMFNIEKKHGIQLYCKRVFIMDNCKELIPENLRFLKGVVDAPDLNLNVSREILQQDRLVRNIRKNLVKKIYELLENMDKEKYEKFYEEFGEVIKEGVHTDYENKDKISHLLRYRTTKSEGKLISLKEYIANMKAEQKYIYYITGENFTSIINSPLLEQLKAKDYEVLLMTNPVDEWVVQSMNEYEGKILQSAEKGDIDVEKVDENKKNEYNSVFELIKAQLEDKIKEVKPSTRLKDSVACLTGDSHDMSAYLEKLIKATGQKMPEVKRVLELNLGHPVIEKMKSLYDNDKNNPILKDYSKFIYELAVISEGGKIENPASFGKMAGDLMAKAL; encoded by the coding sequence ATGGAAAACAAAAAAGAAACTTATCAATTCAAGACAGAGGTTCAGCAACTTTTAAATCTAATTATTCATTCCCTTTATTCAAACAAAGAAATTTTTTTAAGGGAGCTTATATCAAATGCATCAGATGCTCTTGATAAATTAAAATTTTTTAGTCAAACAGCCCCGGATATTATAGCTGATGATCGAGATTTAAAAATAAGAGTTACTCCTGACCCCCTAAGAAAAACTATTGAAGTATCTGATAACGGTATAGGAATGACTCATGACGAAGTAATAGAAAATATTGGAACCATCGCAAAAAGCGGAACAATGGCTTTTTTACAAGCAATTGAGCAATCAAAAAAAGAAAATATGTTAACTCCTGAATTAATAGGCCAGTTTGGAGTTGGTTTTTACAGCGCCTTTATGGTAGCCACAAAAATTACCTTAATAACAAAAAAGGCAGGAACTGATGAGGCTGTAAAATGGGAATCTACAGGTGATGGAAACTACAATATTGAAAAAACAACAAAGGATACCAGAGGAACTACAATTATATTAGAGCTAAAAGAAGTAGAAAAAGAAGAACAGGATTTTACAGATGAATGGACAATCAAAAATATAATAAAAACCCACTCTGATTTTGTAAATTATCCTATATTAATGAAAGTTACAAAAGAGGAAGATATCCCTGAAAAAGAGCAGGTATTAGATCAGGACGGAAAGCCCATAAAGACTAGATCTGTAACTAAAGATGAAACCTTAAATTCAATGAAGGCTATCTGGAATAAAAATAAATCAGAAGTAACTGAAGAAGAATATAATGAATTTTATAAACATGTAGCCCATGACTGGAATCCTCCCCTTGCTCATATCCATGTTAAATTAGAAGGAACAACAGAATATTCAGCTATTCTTTACATACCTTCAAAAGCTCCGTTTGATATGTTCAATATCGAAAAAAAGCATGGCATACAGCTATATTGTAAACGTGTATTTATTATGGATAATTGTAAAGAATTAATTCCTGAAAATTTACGCTTTTTAAAGGGAGTTGTTGATGCTCCAGATTTGAACTTAAATGTAAGCAGGGAAATACTACAGCAAGACAGGCTTGTTAGAAATATACGTAAAAATCTTGTCAAAAAAATTTATGAACTTCTTGAAAACATGGATAAAGAAAAATATGAAAAATTCTATGAAGAGTTTGGAGAAGTTATTAAAGAAGGAGTTCATACAGATTATGAAAATAAAGATAAAATCTCCCATCTTTTAAGATATAGGACAACTAAATCAGAAGGAAAGCTTATTTCATTAAAAGAATATATAGCCAATATGAAGGCTGAACAAAAATATATTTATTATATAACAGGCGAAAATTTTACGTCAATTATTAATAGCCCTTTGCTTGAACAGCTAAAAGCAAAAGATTATGAAGTTTTACTTATGACTAACCCTGTAGATGAATGGGTTGTTCAATCAATGAATGAATATGAAGGCAAAATTTTACAAAGTGCTGAAAAAGGTGACATTGATGTGGAGAAAGTTGATGAAAATAAAAAGAACGAATATAATTCAGTATTTGAACTCATTAAGGCGCAGCTCGAAGATAAAATTAAGGAAGTTAAGCCTTCAACGAGATTAAAGGATTCTGTTGCATGCTTGACAGGAGATTCCCATGATATGAGCGCATATCTTGAAAAACTTATTAAAGCAACTGGACAGAAAATGCCTGAAGTAAAAAGAGTTCTTGAACTTAACCTTGGGCATCCTGTTATAGAAAAAATGAAATCATTATATGATAACGATAAAAATAATCCTATCCTTAAAGATTATAGTAAATTTATATATGAACTTGCAGTTATAAGCGAGGGCGGAAAAATAGAAAATCCAGCATCATTTGGAAAAATGGCGGGAGATTTAATGGCAAAAGCTTTATAA
- a CDS encoding DUF2860 family protein gives MKTKYIIIFLMIIMITPVAIFAENYTESGHGEHGHNGHEGHRDGAFSGMIQTGGVWMNTTNQLDADSDNKFTKTLNEDADAYNNIDLFILFDLRYTLSFGTQLYLSTPFEDEDPVLACGFVKNFSNGSNIDISAFFEIYRGKIWKDPYLTNENRSETNVDAYGTAIRYKNIMGTGFSANYKYQIINVDKDIIGEKYFDLKRDGGIHYAGIEYKFSFEKNHQITPSIEISDGRIDGKSNSFKGFDGKLTYSWNISSYILELSGSIGGKEYQKISPIFNKKRHDKEYGTMGMVMWLNPLGFNKWIATIGIEYKVSDANINFYDSRTIAIFSTIGYQF, from the coding sequence ATGAAAACAAAATATATAATCATATTTTTAATGATTATTATGATTACACCGGTAGCTATTTTTGCCGAAAATTATACAGAATCTGGGCATGGAGAACATGGGCATAACGGACATGAAGGGCATCGAGATGGCGCTTTTTCAGGAATGATTCAAACCGGCGGTGTATGGATGAATACGACTAATCAACTGGATGCTGATAGTGATAATAAATTTACCAAAACCCTAAATGAAGATGCAGATGCTTATAATAATATTGATCTTTTTATTTTATTTGATTTACGATATACTCTTTCATTCGGAACACAACTGTATCTGAGTACTCCATTTGAAGATGAAGACCCTGTACTGGCGTGTGGATTTGTAAAAAATTTTTCAAATGGAAGCAATATTGATATTTCTGCTTTTTTCGAGATATACAGAGGTAAAATCTGGAAAGATCCCTATTTGACGAATGAAAATCGGTCAGAAACAAATGTTGATGCATACGGAACCGCTATTCGTTACAAAAATATTATGGGTACAGGGTTTAGTGCCAACTACAAATACCAGATCATAAATGTGGACAAAGATATTATCGGAGAAAAATATTTTGATTTAAAAAGAGATGGTGGTATCCATTACGCAGGTATTGAATATAAGTTTAGTTTTGAAAAAAACCATCAAATAACTCCGAGTATTGAGATATCGGATGGCCGTATAGATGGGAAAAGCAATAGTTTTAAAGGCTTTGATGGAAAACTCACCTATTCATGGAATATATCAAGCTATATTCTTGAACTTTCAGGTTCAATCGGTGGAAAAGAATATCAGAAAATATCTCCAATATTTAATAAAAAAAGACATGACAAGGAATATGGGACAATGGGGATGGTAATGTGGCTTAATCCCTTGGGATTTAACAAATGGATTGCAACTATAGGAATAGAGTATAAAGTTAGTGATGCAAACATTAATTTTTACGATAGCCGAACGATTGCCATTTTTTCTACAATAGGATATCAATTCTAA
- a CDS encoding class I SAM-dependent methyltransferase produces MSLWEKIAKQFGKPSGLLGNVADYIMATRSSNIERNEWGISLLNLQPSDQVLEIGFGPGIAIQKMSKLVTKGIIYGIDHSDLMVKKASKRNNDTILAGRVKLISTAVSELPAFDKPIDKIIDINSFQFWEEPVNYLNRLKTIMKNEGIIALIHQPRKPGATKQDSIEAGEKFAKYLDQAGFKNIRIENKIMKPVPTIGVLGQLMA; encoded by the coding sequence ATGAGTCTTTGGGAAAAAATAGCTAAGCAATTTGGAAAGCCATCAGGATTATTAGGAAATGTTGCTGATTATATTATGGCAACAAGATCTTCGAATATAGAGCGTAATGAATGGGGAATTTCATTATTAAATCTACAACCCTCAGACCAAGTATTGGAAATAGGTTTTGGCCCTGGTATAGCTATCCAAAAAATGAGTAAATTAGTTACTAAGGGAATAATTTATGGAATAGATCACTCGGATTTAATGGTAAAAAAAGCCTCAAAAAGAAATAATGACACAATTTTAGCTGGCCGAGTAAAGCTCATATCTACAGCAGTATCTGAATTACCTGCTTTTGATAAACCTATTGATAAAATAATTGATATTAATTCTTTTCAATTTTGGGAAGAGCCTGTTAATTACTTAAACCGACTAAAAACAATTATGAAGAATGAAGGCATAATTGCGCTTATTCATCAGCCGAGAAAACCTGGAGCTACAAAACAAGATTCTATTGAAGCTGGTGAAAAATTTGCAAAATATTTAGATCAAGCAGGCTTTAAAAATATCAGGATTGAAAATAAAATAATGAAACCAGTTCCAACAATAGGTGTGTTAGGTCAATTAATGGCTTAA
- a CDS encoding SH3 domain-containing protein, translating into MWVYSSGAKLRANKSISSSVVVSLPIGTTLNILSAEDKWYLVFTDAGEQGWIYRGMVSEVPPETDNAELNDGKFVIELAESSIQFEESYTARSVRSSPSTIESKEHGNKNLSEIANEYAKKADISNEFQNALAGVLELTANGDEIEFFLKNGRIGEYCK; encoded by the coding sequence TTGTGGGTTTATTCAAGTGGAGCTAAACTTAGAGCTAATAAATCCATTTCGTCATCGGTTGTCGTTTCTCTACCGATTGGAACAACTTTGAATATATTGTCAGCCGAAGATAAATGGTATTTAGTTTTTACAGATGCTGGTGAACAAGGTTGGATATACAGAGGAATGGTGTCTGAAGTGCCTCCAGAAACCGATAATGCTGAGCTAAATGATGGCAAATTTGTAATTGAACTGGCAGAAAGTTCAATACAATTTGAAGAGTCTTATACGGCAAGAAGCGTGAGAAGTTCTCCTTCTACAATAGAATCGAAGGAACATGGAAATAAAAATTTATCTGAAATAGCTAATGAATATGCAAAAAAGGCTGATATTTCTAACGAATTTCAAAACGCTCTCGCTGGAGTATTAGAACTTACAGCTAACGGTGATGAGATAGAATTTTTTCTTAAAAATGGAAGAATAGGAGAATATTGTAAATAA